A window of Variovorax sp. HW608 genomic DNA:
CATGCTCGCGCCGAGTTCGTCGGCCCATGCGGCGACGTACCAGGCGTTCATCAGGAATGCCATGTCCGGTGCTCCTCGTTCCTATTCAGGAAGAATGTTCAGGTCGCTGGTGAGCCTGGCCCAGCGCGAGTGCTCGGCGGCAAGGTAGGCAGCCATCTGATCCACGGTGCCCGCGCCCTCGGTCATGGGGCCGATGTCGAGCAGGCGCGCTGCCATATCCTTGTCGCTCAGCACTGCATCGAGATCTCGGTTGAATCGCTGGATGGCTGCCGCTGGAGTGCGAGCGGGCGCGACGATGCCGACCCAACCGGCGTAGTCAAAGCCGGGAAGGGTTTCCGCAAGGGCCGGAACACTCTCCCAGCCAGCGATGCGCCTTGCCGTGGTCACTGCGATCGGGCGCAGCCTTCCGGCCTTGACCATTTGAGCGATCGATGGAACGTCGCTCACGATCACCTCGGTCTGGCCGCCGACCGTGTCGGTCACGCCAGCGGACACCGATGCATAAGGCACCGAATTCACCTGGATGCCGAGCTGTGCGGCAATGAGGCGCGTCATCATGCCGCTGAAGGTCTTGGGGCCTTCGTTGGCCACGCTCAGCTGTTCGGGGTTTGCCTTTGCGTAGGCGACGAGATCGGAGAGCGATTTGATCTTCGAGTTCGCGTTGACGGAGATCGCGAAAGGCACCTTGCCCACCATGCCCACGGGAACGAAGTCCTTCCTGGGTTCGTAGGGCAGGTTCTTGAAGAGGTAGACGTTGGTGACGAGCGCCGCCGCAGTAGCGAAATAGAAGGTGTAGCCGTCGGGAGCAGCCCTGGTGACCGCCTGAGCACCGATGGCATTCTGGCCGCCCGGCTTGTTCTCCACGACGATCGGCTGGTTCCACTTTCTCGAGAGCTGGTCGCTGATCATTCGCGCCATGGCATCGGCACCCGAGCCGGCTGGCTGCGACAGTACAAGCTTGACCGGCTTGTCGGGCCAGGTCTGCGCCGAGGCGGCGAAGGTGGCGGCGTAGAGCGCCGTCGCGCTGACCGAAAGGGTGAATTGACGTCGATTCATTGCATGTCTCCTGAGTTGGTATGTCT
This region includes:
- a CDS encoding Bug family tripartite tricarboxylate transporter substrate binding protein codes for the protein MNRRQFTLSVSATALYAATFAASAQTWPDKPVKLVLSQPAGSGADAMARMISDQLSRKWNQPIVVENKPGGQNAIGAQAVTRAAPDGYTFYFATAAALVTNVYLFKNLPYEPRKDFVPVGMVGKVPFAISVNANSKIKSLSDLVAYAKANPEQLSVANEGPKTFSGMMTRLIAAQLGIQVNSVPYASVSAGVTDTVGGQTEVIVSDVPSIAQMVKAGRLRPIAVTTARRIAGWESVPALAETLPGFDYAGWVGIVAPARTPAAAIQRFNRDLDAVLSDKDMAARLLDIGPMTEGAGTVDQMAAYLAAEHSRWARLTSDLNILPE